One genomic segment of Drosophila willistoni isolate 14030-0811.24 chromosome 2R unlocalized genomic scaffold, UCI_dwil_1.1 Seg200, whole genome shotgun sequence includes these proteins:
- the LOC6641780 gene encoding uncharacterized protein LOC6641780: MRAPEWMSSEMARLTSKLERYKPTGSGYNRIQSIRLSKSVTQMLNNPLPMGKLVAASGSAASHQEHGQQESTFATPRRRGVLSRTESEWEEVYPAVKFSRQHSHESASSLDNEIKFTHYRNCATRIP, encoded by the coding sequence ATGCGTGCTCCCGAGTGGATGAGTAGTGAAATGGCGCGACTTACCTCTAAATTGGAACGTTATAAACCTACTGGCAGTGGCTATAATCGCATACAATCGATTCGTTTATCCAAGAGTGTCACGCAAATGTTAAACAATCCGTTGCCAATGGGAAAACTGGTCGCTGCTTCTGGCTCTGCTGCTTCACATCAAGAACATGGCCAGCAGGAAAGCACTTTTGCGACTCCACGACGACGTGGTGTGCTCAGTCGCACAGAATCCGAGTGGGAGGAAGTATATCCAGCTGTAAAGTTTAGTCGCCAGCATAGCCATGAGAGTGCCAGCAGTTTGGACAATGAGATCAAATTCACCCATTATCGCAATTGTGCCACACGAATTCCTTAA
- the LOC111518504 gene encoding serine protease grass-like, translated as MSSSNYCTTVNNQQGQCIQAIDCPGQQYDGCSDRRDFVCCVDEANYDGLRQLNQSDICGSFGDDKVKNGFEVAVHSRPWMALLTGRDTNGVETVLCGGTLITPRFVLSSAHCFMDHRYINYHVRLGEHKISEKKYCSRKICEKPHENIEVKRIIKHEHYHPRLGLNDIALVELNKEVIYKAHIRPICLPIYKKLRDLSYTMKFFKVTGWGRTEVGNSSDVLKEVILPRANHNLCAKEYALKRIIGKNQLCVGFKDIEKDSCEGDSGGPLFTAYPYYRGQRFIQMGIVSYGRQCSSVAAPAVYTNVARYVPWISRMIVA; from the exons ATGTCCT CATCCAATTATTGCACAACCGTCAACAATCAGCAGGGCCAATGTATCCAAGCCATTGATTGTCCAGGACAACAATATGACGGATGTTCGGATAGACGA GATTTCGTGTGCTGCGTAGATGAAGCTAACTATGATGGTCTAAGACAATTAAATCAATCGGATATATGTGGAAGTTTCGGAGATGATAAAGTCAAAAATGGTTTTGAGGTGGCAGTTCATTCTCGTCCTTGGATGGCTTTGCTCACAGGCAGGGATACAAATGGTGTGGAAACTGTTTTATGTGGTGGCACACTCATAACTCCAC GTTTCGTTTTGTCATCCGCTCACTGTTTCATGGATCATAGATATATAAA cTATCATGTGAGATTGGGCGAACATAAGATATCTGAGAAAAAATATTGCAGTCGAAAAATTTGTGAGAAGCCTCATGAAAATATTGAAGTTAAAAGAATTATAAAACATGAGCATTATCATCCGCGTTTGGGTTTAAATGATATTGCTCTAGTGGAATTAAACAAGGAAGTGATATACAAAG CACACATAAGGCCCATATGCCTACCTATATACAAAAAGTTGAGGGATCTGTCGTATACTATGAAATTCTTTAAAGTCACCGGTTGGGGTAGAACTGAAGTGGGCAATTCGTCTGATGTTCTAAAAGAAGTCATATTACCACGGGCCAATCACAATTTATGCGCTAAGGAATATGCCCTTAAAAGAATCATTGGAAAGAATCAACTATGTGTGGGATTTAAAGATATAGAAAAAGACAGTTGCGAAGGAGACTCTGGTGGTCCATTATTTACTGCCTACCCCTACTATAGAGGACAGCGATTCATACAGATGGGAATCGTAAGCTATGGACGGCAATGTAGTAGTGTAGCAGCACCGGCTGTATACACAAATGTTGCTCGGTATGTGCCATGGATTAGTCGTATGATAGTTGCTTAA
- the LOC124460376 gene encoding cytadherence high molecular weight protein 2 — MKMKPKYFQMFLLLFGVLNLVESKRYYKYDDDNDNKFYEYRRAQILRPRMINHESINTCHDYKKIARWINDQVVRTDKLKHFNRHLGKLIQSLNDSETKEHCCFYEKLTMSRIFENINKLANETARPNKELGKDLDQILKMIKNLLSKDMKTCCEQLYEALIKLELNFQKQLNDLKKSTEQNNENRNQQRDKLKKEQTELEKQIKDLSSHLVNMEKQVKDNESTATNCCNKSEDKIKQLNDTIQAERKAIEDEANNLKNQINHLTENQSEQNNSINNATQTVNSRTESIESALKKCELSETASDQLKNSSVLEKRIQELEDITKILSDRISNNGSITPVCQKIEEDMLQFRNLTAKLQKVQKKGNEYLQNKVQKLENQMEISKGCCDKIQKLEDNAIKIRNDITTMNTSYNEHIKGLESRLEELKNRLDEALMKVSKENDSKNGNDRNELSQSIKDLQQQLNDAKNELKQISHHKNETEAQIELFIENCNKKFSELNNSIIAEVKANNELIEEFEIRLDKIDERLKHQNHSMLDLVKRINHLETHLEILNKNIARVQELQNRKDDLQKLIKDELNKIANLQAQVSACVVKCKKMNQVDDLIDRIEDLEKIAKNCPHTTQKPKIVLEKSTTTTAKPATPATTTRKRNRRPSGVIGGAHDAAEKWGDDWLKKTRRTKVEFNQYGN; from the exons atgaaaatgaaaccaaaG TATTTTCAGATGTTTTTGCTATTATTCGGAGTTCTGAATCTGGTAGAAAGCAAGAGATACTATAaatatgatgatgataatgataataagTTTTATGAATATCGCCGAGCTCAAATTTTACGTCCCAGAATGATTAACCATGAGTCGATAAATACGTGCCATGACTATAAAAAAATTGCACGTTGGATTAACGATCAGGTAGTCCGAACAGACAAATTGAAACATTTCAATCGACATTTGGGTAAGCTTATACAATCTCTTAATGACTCTGAAACGAAGGAGCATTGTTGTTTCTATGAAAAACTCACTATGAGCAGGATTTTTGAAAACATTAATAAGTTGGCCAATGAAACTGCTCGGCCTAATAAAGAATTGGGCAAGGATTTGgatcaaatattaaaaatgataaagaatCTCCTAAGCAAGGACATGAAAACTTGCTGCGAGCAATTATACGAAGCCCTCATAAAACttgaattgaatttccaaAAGCAATTAAATGATCTAAAGAAATCCACCGAGCAAAACAATGAGAATCGCAACCAACAAAGAGATAAACTTAAGAAGGAGCAAACGGAACTGgagaaacaaataaaagactTATCCAGCCATTTAGTTAATATGGAAAAACAAGTTAAAGACAATGAGTCCACAGCCACCAATTGTTGTAACAAATCAGAAGATAAAATCAAACAATTGAATGACACAATCCAGGCCGAGAGAAAGGCAATAGAAGATGAGGccaacaatttgaaaaatcaaataaatcacTTGACTGAAAATCAAAGTGAACAAAATAACTCCATAAATAATGCCACACAGACAGTAAATTCTCGTACAGAAAGCATTGAGAGTGCTCTCAAAAAGTGCGAATTGAGTGAAACTGCTTCCGATCAATTAAAAAACTCTTCAGTTTTGGAAAAGAGAATTCAAGAGCTTGAGGACATTACTAAAATACTATCTGATCGCATTTCTAATAATGGTAGTATTACTCCAGTTTGTCAGAAAATCGAGGAGGATATGCTACAATTTAGAAACTTGACAGCAAAACTTCAAAAAGTTCAGAAGAAAGGCAATGaatatttgcaaaataaaGTACAAAAACTGGAgaatcaaatggaaatttcTAAAGGATGTTGcgacaaaatacaaaaacttgaGGACAATGCAATAAAGATACGAAATGATATTACAACAATGAATACGAGTTATAATGAACACATTAAAGGACTCGAATCAAGATTAGAGGAGCTTAAAAACCGTTTGGATGAAGCTTTGATGAAAGTAAGCAAAGAAAACGACTCGAAAAATGGAAATGACCGTAATGAACTTTCTCAAAGTATCAAGgacctacaacaacaacttaaTGATGCAAAAAATGAACTGAAACAAATTTCTCATCACAAGAATGAAACCGAGGCTCAGATTGAGCTCTTCATTGAAAATTGCAACAAGAAATTCTCTGAATTAAATAATTCTATAATTGCTGAAGTCAAAGCCAATAATGAACTTATTGAGGAGTTCGAAATCCGTTTAGATAAAATCGACGAAAGGCTGAAACACCAGAATCATAGCATGTTAGATTTAGTGAAACGCATAAACCACTTGGAAACCCATCTAGAAattctaaataaaaatatagctAGGGTCCAAGAGCTGCAAAATCGCAAGGATGACCTGCAAAAGTTAATAAAGGatgaattaaacaaaatagCTAACTTGCAAGCTCAAGTTTCGGCATGTGTGGTTAAATGTAAGAAAATGAACCAAGTGGATGATCTGATTGATCGTATTGAGGACTTGgaaaaaattgccaaaaattgTCCACACACAACGCAAAAACCGAAAATTGTTCTTGAGAAGTCAACCACAACAACTGCGAAACCTGCGACACCTGCGACAACTACGAGAAAAAGAAATCGTAGGCCATCTGGTGTCATTGGTGGCGCACACGACGCGGCGGAAAAATGGGGGGATGACTGGCTTAAAAAAACCAGAAGGACTAAAGTTGAATTTAACCAATATGGAAACTGA